A single region of the Pyricularia oryzae 70-15 chromosome 4, whole genome shotgun sequence genome encodes:
- a CDS encoding adenylosuccinate synthetase: MATIILGSQWGDEGKGKLTDILCPSAEICARSAGGHNAGHSIVAQGVSYDFHLLPSGLVNPKCMNLIGSGVVFHVPSFFSELEKLEAKGLAGVRDRIFVSDRCQVNFDLHAAVDGLEEVELGERKIGTTGRGIGPSYSTKASRSGVRISEVFDEAVFERKLRQLADGYRKRFGDLLKYDVEEEIARFKEYRKLLPNYVVDAVKFIKDAQDQNRKILIEGANALMLDIDYGTYPYVTSSNPCLGGIITGLAINPRKIETIVGVVKAYTTRVGDGIFKTEDEGEIGTKLQDIGREWGVSTGRKRRCGWLDLVVVKYSAAINHYTSLNLTKLDVLDTFPTLKVAVAYKDPATGEELDFFPADLSLLERCEVVYKEFEGWNTPTTHIKKFEELPAQARQYVEFIEQYVGVKVGWIGTGPDREDMIYR, encoded by the exons ATGGCTACCATTATTCTGGGATCCCAATGGGG GGATGAAG GCAAGGGAAAGCTGACTGACATCCTCTGCCCCTCGGCCGAAATCTGCGCCCGCTCTGCT GGCGGTCATAATGCCGGACACTCGATCGTCGCCCAGGGCGTCTCGTACGACTTCCACCTCCTGCCCTCGGGCCTCGTCAACCCGAAATGCATGAACCTGATCGGCTCGGGCGTCGTCTTCCACGTGCCTTCCTTCTTCTCCGAGCTGGAGAAGCTCGAGGCCAAGGGTCTGGCGGGTGTGCGTGACCGCATCTTTGTCAGCGACCGTTGCCAGGTCAACTTTGATCTGcacgccgccgtcgacggtCTCGAGGAGGTCGAGCTGGGCGAGCGCAAGATTGGAACTACAGGAAGGGGTATCGGACCGAGCTACAGCACCAAGGCT TCTCGCAGTGGTGTGCGCATCTCGGAAGTCTTTGACGAGGCCGTGTTTGAGAGGAAACTGCGCCAGCTGGCCGACGGGTACAGGAAACGGTTCGGCGATCTGCTCAAGTACGATGTTGAGGAGGAGATTGCACGGTTCAAG GAATACCGGAAATTGCTGCCCAACTATGTCGTGGACGCCGTCAAGTTCATCAAGGACGCCCAGGACCAGAACCGCAAGATCTTGATCGAGGGCGCAAATGCGCTGATGCTTGACATCGACTACG GCACTTACCCTTACGTCACCAGCAGCAACCCCTGTCTCGGAGGCATCATCACTGGACTGGCTATAAACCCAAGAAAGATTGAGACCATTGTCGGTGTTGTGAAGGCCTAC ACGACAAGAGTAGGCGACGGCATCTTCAAAACGGAGGATGAAGGCGAGATCGGCACCAAGCTGCAAGACATCGGCCGAGAATGGGGTGTCAGCACCGGCCGCAAGCGGCGATGCGGCTGGCTCGATCTTGTCGTGGTCAAGTACTCTGCT GCCATCAACCACTACACCTCCCTGAACCTGACCAAGCTCGACGTTCTCGACACATTCCCAACCCTGAAGGTGGCCGTCGCCTACAAGGACCCTGCTACGGGTGAGGAGCTGGACTTCTTCCCCGCGGACCTGTCGCTGCTCGAGCGCTGCGAGGTCGTCTACAAGGAGTTCGAGGGCTGGAACACGCCCACAACGCACATCAAGAAGTTCGAGGAGCTGCCAGCACAAGCAAGGCAGTACGTAGAGTTTATCGAGCAGTATGTTGGCGTGAAGGTGGGGTGGATCGGCACGGGTCCGGACCGCGAGGACATGATATATCGATGA
- a CDS encoding actin-like protein 2 translates to MAAPPPIVLDGGTGFLKVGYAGQNFPEHQFPSIVGRPILRTEEKGDNILGPDGNEIKIKDIMCGDEASAARTMLQVSYPMENGIVKKWDDMQHLWDHTFYEKLKVDPAGRKILLTEPPMNPVKNREQMCEVMFERYNFGGVYVAIQAVLALYAQGLSSGVVVDSGDGVTHIVPVYESVVLNHLTRRLDVAGRDVTRNLIALLLRRGYALNRTADFETVRQIKEKLCYVSYDLELDKRLSEDTTVLVESYTLPDGRVIRVGSERFEAPECLFQPHLVDCEQKGMGEFLFDTIQAADVDVRSSLFKAIVLSGGSSMYPGLPSRLEKELKQLWLTKVLGGNPERLSKFKVRIEDPPRRRHMVFLGGAVLANIMADKESMWITKQEWEEQGSRVLEKLGPRS, encoded by the exons ATGGCAGCTCCTCCGCCCATAG TCCTCGACGGCGGCACCGGTTTCCTCAAGGTCGGATATGCGGGCCAAAACTTTCCCGAGCACCAATTCCCGTCGATAGTCGGGCGACCGATCTTGCGAACCGAGGAAAAGGGCGACAACATCTTGGGACCCGACGGCAATGAAATCAAGATCAAGGACATCATGTGCGGCGACGAGGCGTCGGCGGCGCGCACCATGCTGCAGGTCTCTTACCCGATGGAGAACGGTATCGTCAAGAAATGGGATGACATGCAGCACCTTTGGGACCACACATTTTACGAAAAGCTCAAGGTCGACCCTGCCGGCAGGAAGATCCTGTTGACGGAGCCGCCCATGAACCCGGTCAAGAACAGGGAGCAAATGTGCGAGGTCATGTTTGAGAGGTACAACTTTGGTGGCGTATATGTGGCCATCCAGGCTGTGTTGGCGCTGTATGCGCAAG GTCTTTCCTCGGGTGTTGTTGTCGACTCGGGAGACGGTGTCACGCATATCGTTCCCGTCTACGAATCCGTCGTGCTCAACCACCTGACGAGGCGCTTGGATGTGGCCGGACGCGATGTCACGCGCAACCTGATCGCACTCCTCCTGCGCCGTGGCTACGCGCTCAACCGTACGGCTGATTTTGAGACGGTGAGGCAAATCAAGGAGAAGCTTTGCTACGTTTCCTACGACCTCGAGCTCGACAAGCGCCTCTCGGAAGACACAACGGTGCTAGTGGAGAGCTACACGCTGCCCGACGGGCGTGTCATCCGCGTTGGCAGCGAGCGCTTCGAGGCACCCGAATGCCTGTTCCAACCTCACCTGGTCGACTGCGAGCAAAAGGGTATGGGAGAGTTCCTGTTCGATACTATCCAGGCCGCCGATGTCGACGTCCGCAGCAGTCTGTTCAAGGCCATCGTGCTCTCGGGAGGTAGCAGCATGTACCCTGGTCTGCCGTCGCGACTGGAGAAGGAGCTCAAGCAGCTGTGGCTTACCAAGGTCCTGGGCGGGAACCCAGAACGGCTGAGCAAGTTCAAGGTCAGGATAGAAGACCCGCCGCGCAGGCGGCACATGGTTTTCCTTGGTGGTGCTGTACTGGCCAACATCATGGCGGACAAGGAGAGCATGTGGATCACGAAGCAGGAGTGGGAGGAACAGGGGTCGAGAGTATTGGAGAAGCTGGGGCCGAGGAGCTGA
- a CDS encoding GTP cyclohydrolase-2, whose protein sequence is MGSPASQPMAGQSSQIGSPKLPSFYSPRTQPAATTDDVPTSEATALDGALQSEPSASQPPQQTQGAPSTRPSAAILRGALGHDQPLPPPSLLSPAFTPPGTPGTSTPNPSSLIPRGVPVDSSVESGGCGSKRPRLLEKLPEVQCIVRARIPTTAGTQMFLHLYTNNVDNKEHLAIVFGNNIRSKSLDAVRPGETEMDRMIRGAYTGVLYPGRTSSSAAGASETSQQQQQQQQQQSDVERNDIPLVRIHSECYTGETAWSARCDCGEQLDEAARLMSLPSNAAGGIIIYLRQEGRGIGLGEKLKAYNLQDLGSDTVEANLLLRHPADARSYGLATAMLQDLGQTDIRLLTNNPDKIRAVEGPNREVVVRERVAMIPLSWRGRGGFRSKEVEGYLKTKIEKMGHMLDSGTMPS, encoded by the exons ATGGGTTCTCCAGCGTCGCAACCGATGGCGGGGCAGTCCTCCCAGATAGGCAGCCCGAAGCTGCCTTCATTCTACTCCCCTCGGACACAACCCGCCGCTACCACAGATGACGTGCCAACAAGCGAAGCAACCGCGCTAGATGGTGCGCTACAATCCGAGCCCTCCGCGTCGCAACCGCCGCAACAAACACAAGGGGCGCCGAGCACCCGGCCGTCTGCAGCCATCCTCCGCGGAGCACTGGGACACGACCAGCCGCTCCCGCCACCTTCTCTCCTTTCGCCGGCGTTCACCCCACCCGGGACTCCCGGCACATCAACTCCGAACCCCTCCTCACTCATACCGCGCGGCGTGCCCGTTGACAGCAGCGTCGAGTCGGGTGGTTGCGGCTCCAAGAGGCCACGGCTGTTGGAGAAGCTCCCCGAGGTGCAATGCATAGTGCGTGCACGTATTCCCACCACCGCAGGCACCCAGATGTTCTTGCACCTGTATACCAATAATGTCGACAACAAGGAGCATCTTGCTATCGTGTTTGGCAACAACATCCGCAGCAAGAGCCTGGACGCTGTGCGACCGGGAGAGACTGAGATGGACCGCATGATTAGAGGGGCCTACACCGGTGTACTGTACCCTGGAAGGACGAGCAGCAGTGCGGCCGGCGCTTCGGAAACcagtcagcagcagcagcagcagcagcagcagcagtcagACGTCGAGCGCAACGACATTCCTCTAGTCCGAATTCACAGCGAGTGCTACACGGGAGAGACAGCCTGGTCTGCGCGATGCGACTGCGGCGAGCAGCTCGACGAGGCGGCACGGCTCATGTCTCTGCCATCAAACGCGGCTGGCGGCATCATCATCTACTTGAGGCAGGAGGGGCGTGGAATCGGGCTCGGcgagaagctcaaggcaTACAACCTGCAGGACCTGGGGTCTGACACGGTTGAGGCGAATCTTCTTCTGCGACACCCAGCAGATGCGCGGTCTTACGGCCTCGCGACCGCGatgctgcaagatctaggtCAGACGGATATCCGGCTCCTTACCAACAACCCCGACAAAATCCGTGCGGTCGAGGGTCCCAATAGAGAAGTCGTGGTCCGGGAGAGAGTCGCGATGATACCACTGAGCTGGAGGGGAAGGGGAGGGTTCAGAAGTAAAGAGGTGGAAGGTTACTTGAAGACAAAG ATTGAAAAAATGGGCCATATGTTGGACAGCGGGACAATGCCTTCGTAA